One Gloeobacter morelensis MG652769 DNA window includes the following coding sequences:
- a CDS encoding M48 family metallopeptidase, producing MTSSNSSAPTPYRLTGISPKAYEHPADRAATAALKQIPFIDVLVKKLFEFGLERSFKQQLLGNGIRLGPNQLPKIHQAYLSCLDTLDMPSVYELYLLQTPQVNAMAFGADRPIIILNSGLASILEEDELKSVLAHEVGHILSEHVLYRTVLALLLNVSLSTLPLPPLGNLPIQAIILVLQEWSRASELSCDRAAALVVRDPRIHCRTLMKLAGGNVEGLNVDAFIHQASQYETWDDYVDRGLRFFGELGTTHPYAVRRVSELTRWIQSGEFDRIIGGNYVRRGQEPPPSAEFERAVDFYAAQFRHLIGETGLGVQQLSRQITDWLRELQRTTAGGAREAQR from the coding sequence ATGACCAGCAGCAACAGCTCTGCGCCCACGCCCTACCGGCTGACCGGCATCAGCCCAAAAGCCTACGAGCACCCGGCCGATCGCGCCGCCACCGCCGCCCTCAAGCAGATCCCGTTTATCGACGTGCTCGTCAAGAAGCTCTTCGAATTCGGCCTGGAGCGCTCCTTCAAACAGCAGTTGCTGGGGAACGGCATCCGGCTCGGGCCGAACCAGCTGCCGAAAATCCATCAGGCGTACCTCTCCTGCCTCGACACGCTCGACATGCCGTCGGTCTACGAGCTGTATCTGTTGCAGACCCCGCAGGTCAACGCGATGGCCTTCGGGGCCGACCGGCCGATTATCATCCTCAATTCGGGCCTCGCTTCGATCCTCGAAGAGGACGAGCTGAAGTCGGTGCTCGCCCACGAAGTGGGGCATATTCTTTCGGAGCACGTCCTTTACCGCACGGTGCTCGCCCTGCTGCTCAACGTCAGCCTCAGCACCCTGCCCCTGCCGCCTTTGGGCAATCTGCCCATTCAAGCCATCATCCTGGTACTGCAGGAGTGGTCGCGCGCTTCGGAACTGAGCTGCGACCGGGCCGCCGCGCTGGTGGTGCGCGACCCGCGCATCCACTGCCGCACCTTGATGAAGCTCGCGGGCGGCAACGTCGAGGGGCTCAACGTCGATGCTTTTATCCACCAGGCGAGCCAGTACGAGACCTGGGACGACTACGTCGATCGGGGATTGCGCTTTTTTGGTGAACTGGGCACCACCCACCCCTACGCCGTGCGCCGCGTCTCGGAGTTGACCCGCTGGATCCAATCGGGCGAATTCGACCGGATTATCGGCGGCAATTACGTGCGCCGCGGCCAGGAGCCGCCTCCGAGTGCCGAATTCGAGCGGGCCGTCGATTTTTACGCAGCCCAGTTCCGCCACCTGATCGGTGAGACGGGCCTGGGAGTGCAACAGCTGTCGCGCCAGATCACCGATTGGCTGCGCGAACTGCAGCGCACCACGGCGGGCGGGGCGCGCGAGGCGCAGCGCTAA
- a CDS encoding PII-interacting protein PipX family protein, whose translation MNEQYLQHPHFGLMFLVCSLGPKKGLFATLYAQRMLFVVTETEAETMQFESLSRLQARQLIDDRMRACRRGTLELDHQTLDRMKAFYQHAL comes from the coding sequence ATGAACGAGCAGTACCTGCAACATCCGCATTTCGGGTTGATGTTCCTGGTATGCAGCCTGGGACCGAAGAAGGGTCTATTTGCAACCCTTTACGCCCAGCGGATGTTGTTTGTCGTTACCGAGACCGAAGCGGAGACGATGCAATTCGAGTCGCTCAGCCGACTGCAGGCGCGCCAGCTGATCGACGATCGGATGCGGGCCTGTCGGCGCGGCACCCTCGAACTCGATCACCAGACCCTTGACCGCATGAAAGCCTTCTATCAGCACGCGCTTTGA
- a CDS encoding DUF5615 family PIN-like protein, with the protein MKLLFDENLSPKLPHLLAALFPDSAHVRECGLLGLTDEEVWEYARVNGFTIVSKDSDFQQRSLLYGHPPKIVWLRVGNCTRQQLVQLLMLYEQDIPALNTDPCTALLVLT; encoded by the coding sequence ATGAAGCTGCTCTTTGATGAAAACCTCTCGCCCAAGCTACCCCACCTGCTCGCGGCGCTTTTTCCGGACAGCGCGCATGTCCGCGAGTGTGGGCTACTTGGACTTACCGACGAGGAGGTTTGGGAGTATGCCCGCGTCAACGGCTTCACTATCGTCTCGAAGGACTCCGATTTTCAGCAGCGTAGTTTGCTCTACGGACATCCACCCAAAATCGTTTGGCTGCGCGTCGGCAATTGCACTCGGCAGCAACTTGTTCAACTGCTCATGCTCTACGAGCAGGACATCCCTGCGCTGAACACAGACCCATGCACGGCGCTTCTCGTCCTCACTTAA
- a CDS encoding DUF433 domain-containing protein: MNYREHITMDPRIRSGKPCIRGTRITVTDVFDYLGGGMTIPEVLEDFPDLTADDIQACFAFAADRDRRMNVVPYEAAL, from the coding sequence ATGAATTACCGCGAACACATCACCATGGACCCGCGCATCCGCAGCGGAAAACCCTGCATCCGCGGCACCCGCATCACCGTGACCGATGTATTCGATTATCTTGGGGGCGGAATGACCATTCCCGAGGTGCTGGAGGATTTTCCTGACCTCACCGCCGACGACATTCAGGCGTGCTTTGCCTTTGCCGCTGACCGTGACCGCCGTATGAACGTCGTTCCGTATGAAGCTGCTCTTTGA
- a CDS encoding J domain-containing protein produces the protein MSTPTHYQTLGIEPSATTEEIRAAYRRLAKQHHPDTGALAGHQRMVTLNEAYEVLSEPQRRQSYDRLLAHGDERPSRVATQTAPRAPVRRGASEDSERARWLRDIYRPVNTAIYRVIRPFRRQLDELAYDPYDDELIAEFVAYLERSQVIYQQAKALFASRPNPAGAALVAELLYHSLNQLGDALDELRYFTLNYDYQHLHVGQELVGIVTDLRRQATEAAERLLRMG, from the coding sequence GTGAGCACACCGACCCACTATCAAACCCTCGGCATCGAGCCGTCGGCGACGACGGAGGAGATTCGTGCGGCTTACCGGCGGCTGGCCAAGCAGCACCACCCCGACACCGGTGCCCTCGCCGGTCACCAGCGGATGGTCACCCTTAACGAAGCTTACGAGGTCTTGAGCGAGCCGCAGCGGCGCCAGTCCTACGATCGGCTATTGGCCCACGGCGATGAGCGCCCGAGCCGGGTTGCCACCCAGACGGCCCCGCGCGCCCCCGTCAGACGGGGCGCCAGCGAGGATAGCGAGCGCGCTCGCTGGCTAAGAGACATCTACCGGCCGGTCAACACCGCCATCTACCGGGTGATCCGACCCTTCCGGCGGCAGCTCGATGAGCTTGCCTACGACCCGTATGACGACGAACTGATCGCTGAATTTGTGGCGTATCTGGAGCGCTCGCAGGTCATATATCAACAGGCAAAGGCGCTGTTTGCCTCGCGGCCCAACCCGGCGGGGGCGGCGCTCGTAGCCGAACTGCTCTACCACAGCCTCAACCAGCTGGGCGATGCCCTCGACGAACTGCGCTACTTTACGCTCAACTACGACTACCAGCATCTACACGTCGGCCAGGAACTGGTGGGGATCGTCACCGACCTGCGCCGCCAGGCGACCGAAGCGGCCGAGCGCCTGCTGCGCATGGGATAG
- a CDS encoding neprosin family prolyl endopeptidase produces the protein MPHRFLVPLKAIMLLLLMLIGCSAVSAQPFDPQKPRNPYERPEQVNGKKPPSVLLAPTGRYYECYEVPTEFPEAVPTPDDMMECPPGQFPQKLLYKRLFKEHKLVPSVPAPKQDEQGERDHPPELSRNPGTVTEAPVYDPSDKLYRYYVGITIAGVANTGVQSTITIGKSNYDIAKRDTSLAQIATSSSNGQNEVEIGWLVEPEVYDDKEIHLFAARYVNGAFVFGESSNSGYKPTPGATIVLGQTLAPGGTATFAIAYKAASGSLPARWALSYNGVEFGHFPESVWFSSFTQGGQVNAQGEIISPRGKGTCTDMGNGALGNSASPAKFTNLAYLKVSGGTAPYPNVVIVPSEPTQYNVGNQSSGSLSQFGFGGPGIGKCAKPGQKPISFDNTCNADLLAYLGGSQRATYNASGSQTTLSNFGITGDIAMPGNYLGSGFANLTVFRPSTGQWFANPTNTGTTAPLLALGLGYIGDVPLAGDFNGDGLTDAAYWRRYDNHWLYYSKPDNAIVDLGAYGDDSPQDVFIVGDANADGLADRIVYRYSNATWYFAYTGSGTNNLVAAFPGVDGYWLPQAYDFNGDGAVDEGMYDTLTGHWLVRDHYNRQIYDYGYYGGPVFTPVVDDFNCDGRVDLGVYNNGTTDFAHWFILMTSNGQQFDQGYLFREQRTQLTYQFYPPSYVQPTTPILIDTAGDGFALSDEFGGVDFDITATGVPMHLAWTKANTDDAWLVLDRDGNGRIDNGQELFGNFTPQPRTGEPNGFLALAEFDKAGEGGNGDGRIDAKDAVFAKLRLWQDTDHDGLSATGELRTLRAMGVMGLGLNYTESRLTDAYGNQFRYRGLVQGVPGAPVGRVAYDVLLRFETKETAGLRAAGPDAAAQVEPRFELPPGGFPITEAAIVHNLR, from the coding sequence ATGCCGCATAGATTCCTTGTCCCCCTCAAAGCCATAATGCTTCTGTTGCTCATGCTTATCGGGTGTTCGGCCGTCTCCGCCCAACCCTTCGATCCACAAAAGCCAAGAAATCCTTACGAGAGGCCCGAGCAAGTCAACGGCAAAAAGCCACCGAGTGTGCTCTTGGCACCGACCGGCAGGTACTACGAGTGTTACGAAGTGCCTACAGAATTCCCGGAGGCGGTGCCGACACCGGACGACATGATGGAGTGCCCTCCGGGTCAGTTTCCCCAAAAGCTACTCTACAAGCGACTGTTTAAGGAACACAAGCTCGTGCCATCTGTTCCCGCTCCAAAGCAGGATGAGCAGGGCGAGAGAGATCATCCCCCAGAACTCTCCCGAAATCCTGGTACTGTGACAGAGGCACCTGTTTATGATCCTAGTGACAAATTGTACCGATACTATGTAGGAATTACTATCGCTGGCGTCGCCAACACCGGCGTTCAGTCCACTATCACTATCGGAAAGTCTAATTACGATATAGCCAAAAGAGACACTTCTCTTGCACAAATTGCGACATCATCATCGAACGGTCAAAACGAAGTTGAGATTGGTTGGTTGGTCGAACCTGAAGTTTATGATGACAAGGAGATCCATCTTTTCGCTGCGCGTTACGTAAATGGGGCATTTGTTTTTGGTGAGTCCTCCAACTCTGGTTACAAACCAACTCCGGGGGCAACAATCGTTCTTGGGCAAACATTAGCACCTGGCGGAACAGCTACTTTTGCAATCGCGTACAAAGCCGCTTCAGGGAGCCTACCCGCCCGTTGGGCTCTTTCTTACAACGGCGTTGAGTTCGGCCACTTTCCAGAAAGCGTATGGTTCTCAAGCTTTACTCAGGGCGGTCAGGTGAATGCACAGGGCGAGATCATTTCACCGCGCGGCAAAGGTACGTGCACGGACATGGGAAATGGGGCGCTGGGCAACTCGGCCTCACCTGCTAAGTTTACCAATTTGGCTTACTTGAAAGTCAGCGGCGGTACCGCACCGTACCCCAATGTCGTCATCGTTCCGAGCGAACCTACTCAGTACAACGTCGGAAATCAGTCGAGCGGTTCACTTTCCCAGTTCGGTTTTGGCGGACCGGGAATTGGTAAGTGCGCCAAGCCCGGGCAAAAGCCCATCAGCTTCGACAACACCTGCAACGCCGACTTGCTCGCCTACCTGGGCGGCAGCCAGCGCGCCACCTACAACGCCTCCGGCTCCCAGACTACCCTCTCCAACTTCGGTATCACCGGCGACATCGCCATGCCCGGCAATTACCTGGGCTCCGGCTTCGCCAACCTCACCGTCTTCCGCCCCTCCACCGGGCAGTGGTTCGCCAACCCTACCAACACCGGCACCACCGCACCACTGCTCGCCTTAGGCCTCGGCTACATCGGCGATGTGCCCCTGGCCGGCGACTTTAACGGCGACGGGCTCACCGACGCCGCTTACTGGCGCAGGTACGACAACCACTGGCTCTACTACTCCAAACCCGATAATGCCATCGTCGATCTGGGGGCTTACGGCGACGATTCCCCCCAAGACGTGTTCATCGTCGGCGACGCCAACGCCGACGGCCTTGCCGACCGCATCGTCTATCGTTACAGCAACGCCACCTGGTACTTCGCCTATACCGGCAGCGGCACCAATAACCTGGTGGCCGCCTTTCCTGGGGTGGACGGCTACTGGCTGCCGCAGGCTTACGACTTCAACGGCGACGGTGCAGTGGACGAGGGTATGTACGACACCCTCACCGGCCACTGGCTGGTACGCGACCACTACAACCGCCAGATCTACGACTACGGTTACTACGGCGGCCCGGTATTTACTCCGGTTGTGGACGATTTCAACTGTGACGGGCGGGTGGACCTTGGGGTATACAACAACGGCACCACCGACTTCGCCCACTGGTTCATTCTGATGACCAGCAACGGTCAGCAGTTCGACCAGGGTTATCTCTTTCGGGAACAGCGTACCCAATTGACCTACCAGTTCTACCCACCCAGCTACGTGCAACCCACCACCCCCATCCTCATCGACACTGCGGGCGACGGATTTGCTCTAAGCGACGAGTTTGGCGGGGTGGACTTCGACATCACCGCCACGGGGGTGCCGATGCACCTGGCGTGGACAAAAGCGAACACCGACGATGCCTGGTTGGTGCTCGACCGCGACGGCAATGGCCGCATCGACAACGGCCAGGAACTGTTCGGCAACTTCACGCCCCAACCCAGGACGGGGGAACCAAACGGGTTTTTGGCCCTGGCAGAGTTCGATAAAGCGGGTGAAGGTGGCAACGGCGACGGGCGCATCGACGCTAAAGACGCGGTGTTCGCAAAATTGCGGCTGTGGCAAGACACCGATCACGACGGCCTCTCGGCCACCGGCGAACTGCGTACCCTCCGGGCAATGGGGGTAATGGGGCTGGGGTTGAACTACACCGAGTCGCGCCTGACGGACGCGTACGGCAACCAGTTCCGCTACCGGGGTCTGGTGCAGGGCGTGCCGGGTGCGCCGGTGGGCCGGGTGGCGTATGACGTGCTGCTGCGATTCGAGACGAAGGAAACGGCAGGATTGCGGGCGGCGGGTCCTGATGCCGCTGCGCAGGTGGAGCCGCGGTTCGAGTTGCCGCCGGGGGGCTTTCCGATCACCGAAGCGGCAATTGTGCATAACCTCCGTTAG
- a CDS encoding UDP-N-acetylmuramoyl-tripeptide--D-alanyl-D-alanine ligase has product MFKIDTQTLQILLGAAVEGVLPALVQGVTTDTRTLTPGSLFVALRGERFDGHDYALQAVAGGAALVIADRPVAAPHLRVADTLEAYQALARWWRDRFKLPVVAVTGSAGKTTTRELIRAVLATAGPVLAPPGNENNDVGVPKLLLQLTDAHRYCVVEMGMRGPGEIARLARCAAPSVGVITNVGSAHIGRLGSHAAIADAKCELLAGMSASGAAILNGEDERLLSTARRRWAGPVLTYGLDAGDVMGSFDGVHLHVDGIAFIPPLPGRHNHLNFLAALAVARHLGLDLLQVRERLQDLHLPTGRSLVIALEGDVQLIDETYNSAPESARAALAWFEGLPGRRRIAVLGQMRELGEFSRDLHRSLGEHCRRLALDELVVLEAGEDTEALLAGAGDLPVVQLASHRAVAEYLAERVRPGDRILFKASRAVGLERVLVEFQDLFRAGIPSERAQ; this is encoded by the coding sequence ATGTTTAAAATCGACACACAGACACTTCAAATCCTCCTGGGTGCCGCGGTGGAAGGAGTGCTCCCGGCGTTGGTGCAGGGCGTCACCACCGACACGCGCACCCTCACACCCGGATCGCTATTTGTGGCGCTGCGGGGCGAACGCTTCGACGGCCACGACTATGCACTGCAGGCGGTGGCCGGGGGAGCGGCCCTGGTGATTGCCGATCGGCCGGTAGCCGCCCCTCATCTGCGGGTGGCCGACACCCTGGAAGCTTACCAGGCGCTGGCGCGCTGGTGGCGGGATCGCTTCAAGTTGCCGGTGGTGGCAGTCACCGGTTCGGCCGGCAAAACGACCACCCGCGAACTGATTCGCGCCGTGCTCGCCACTGCCGGGCCGGTGCTCGCCCCGCCGGGCAACGAAAACAACGACGTGGGCGTGCCGAAGCTGCTGTTACAGCTGACGGACGCCCATCGCTATTGCGTGGTCGAGATGGGCATGCGCGGCCCGGGGGAGATTGCTCGCCTCGCCCGCTGTGCTGCCCCGAGTGTTGGGGTGATCACCAACGTCGGCAGCGCCCACATCGGACGGCTCGGTTCCCACGCCGCCATCGCCGATGCCAAGTGCGAACTGCTGGCCGGGATGTCTGCTAGCGGGGCTGCGATTCTCAATGGCGAAGACGAACGGCTGCTTTCCACCGCCCGCCGCCGCTGGGCGGGGCCGGTGCTCACCTATGGTCTTGATGCCGGGGATGTTATGGGCAGCTTCGACGGCGTGCACCTGCACGTCGATGGGATCGCCTTTATCCCACCCTTGCCGGGCCGCCATAACCACCTCAACTTCCTGGCCGCCCTGGCGGTCGCCCGACATCTTGGTCTCGATCTGCTCCAGGTGCGCGAGCGCCTCCAAGACCTTCATCTTCCTACCGGGCGCAGCTTGGTGATCGCCCTCGAAGGCGACGTGCAGCTGATTGACGAAACCTACAACAGCGCCCCCGAATCGGCCCGCGCCGCCCTCGCCTGGTTCGAGGGCCTACCCGGCCGCCGCCGGATCGCAGTTCTTGGTCAGATGCGCGAATTGGGCGAATTCAGCCGAGATCTGCACCGCAGCCTGGGCGAGCACTGCCGCCGCTTGGCCCTCGACGAACTGGTGGTTCTGGAGGCAGGCGAAGACACCGAAGCGTTGCTTGCAGGAGCCGGAGATCTTCCGGTGGTGCAGCTTGCCAGCCACCGGGCGGTGGCTGAATATCTGGCAGAGCGGGTGCGGCCGGGGGATCGGATCTTGTTCAAAGCTTCGCGGGCGGTGGGGCTGGAGCGGGTTCTGGTGGAGTTTCAGGATTTGTTCCGGGCAGGTATACCGTCCGAGCGTGCACAATAG
- a CDS encoding UvrD-helicase domain-containing protein codes for MVLGMDALLNPSQQKAVERFNGPLLVVAGAGSGKTRVLTYRIAHLIETYQVDPEYILAVTFTNKAAGEMKERILQLFCERTARSRGGQAFATLPEPEQRTIAGRVRRELIQPLWVGTFHALCARMLRYDIDKYTDQRGRTWQRNFTIFDESDVQDQIKDIVTKQLNLDDRRYVPRAVRFAISGAKNQGLSPEEYQQAEGGSLRARTIAQVYERYQDQLARNNALDFDDLIWVPVQLLRRRPEVLDYWHRRFRHILVDEYQDTNRTQYDLIRLLATNNQPKSEWDWRDRSVFVVGDADQAIYSFRQADFRILMDFQSDFGDGLADDQTQTLIKLEENYRSSATILDVANELIANNIERIDKVLRATRPAGLPVSLHEAEDEVAEAEYIVGQLRKLKDADTRPWNDFAVLYRVNAQSQPIEQALSRWGVPYTVVGGLRFYDRREIKDVLSYLKAIHNPADSVALKRAMSAPRRGIGKTTLDKLEAGAGMLQTSLWQLLTDETSIKNLAGRTSGPILQFVRFIERLQELAARVRVSELLDTVLKESGYVQMLQEEGTEEAEGRLENVLELRSVVQRFEEESEDPESATLEAFLANVSLASDLDNLEAGAERISLMTLHAAKGLEFPVVFLGGLEDGLFPHFRAIQDGDSAAIEEERRLCYVGITRAKERLFLSYAQARRLYGDRQPAIPSQFLKELPAEKLAGTRVRRGLADRRRDRAERIAARPTAVPPPAPPARRKSPAQNWAVGDRVEHDQFGLGQITHVLGVGEKQYLAISFPGQGKKVIDPRLAPLRKIAE; via the coding sequence ATGGTCCTCGGTATGGATGCTTTGCTCAATCCTTCGCAGCAAAAAGCGGTGGAGCGCTTCAACGGTCCGCTGTTGGTGGTGGCGGGCGCGGGCAGCGGCAAGACGCGGGTACTGACCTATCGCATCGCCCATCTTATCGAGACTTACCAGGTGGACCCCGAGTACATCCTGGCGGTCACCTTCACCAACAAAGCGGCGGGCGAGATGAAGGAGCGCATCTTGCAACTCTTTTGTGAGCGCACCGCCAGAAGCCGGGGTGGCCAGGCATTTGCCACCCTGCCTGAGCCGGAGCAGCGCACCATTGCAGGCCGGGTGCGCCGGGAGTTGATTCAGCCGTTGTGGGTGGGCACTTTTCATGCGCTGTGTGCCCGTATGCTGCGCTACGACATCGACAAGTACACCGACCAACGCGGGCGGACCTGGCAGCGCAACTTTACGATCTTCGACGAATCGGACGTGCAGGATCAGATCAAAGACATCGTCACCAAGCAGCTCAACCTGGATGACCGGCGCTACGTGCCCCGCGCGGTGCGCTTCGCCATCAGCGGCGCCAAAAACCAGGGTCTTTCGCCGGAGGAGTACCAGCAAGCGGAAGGCGGTTCGCTGCGCGCCCGCACCATCGCCCAGGTCTACGAGCGCTACCAGGATCAACTGGCGCGCAACAATGCCCTTGATTTCGACGATCTGATCTGGGTGCCGGTACAGTTGTTGCGCCGGCGCCCCGAGGTGCTCGATTACTGGCACCGCCGCTTCCGTCACATCCTGGTCGACGAGTACCAGGACACCAACCGCACCCAGTACGACCTGATTCGCCTGCTTGCCACCAACAACCAACCCAAAAGCGAGTGGGACTGGCGCGACCGGTCGGTCTTCGTGGTGGGCGACGCCGACCAGGCCATCTACAGCTTTCGCCAGGCGGATTTTCGCATCCTGATGGATTTTCAGTCCGATTTTGGCGACGGCCTCGCCGACGACCAGACCCAGACGCTCATCAAGCTCGAAGAGAACTACCGCTCCTCGGCCACGATTCTCGATGTCGCCAACGAACTGATTGCCAACAACATCGAGCGCATCGACAAGGTGCTGAGGGCCACCCGTCCGGCGGGCTTGCCCGTGTCGCTGCACGAGGCGGAGGACGAGGTGGCTGAAGCCGAATATATCGTCGGGCAACTGCGCAAACTCAAAGACGCCGACACTCGTCCCTGGAACGACTTTGCGGTGCTCTACCGCGTCAACGCCCAGTCGCAGCCCATCGAGCAGGCCCTTTCGCGCTGGGGGGTGCCCTACACGGTGGTGGGCGGCTTGCGCTTCTACGACCGCCGCGAGATCAAGGACGTCCTGAGTTACCTCAAGGCGATCCACAATCCCGCCGACTCGGTCGCCCTCAAGCGGGCGATGTCCGCGCCGCGCCGCGGCATCGGCAAAACGACACTCGATAAGCTCGAAGCCGGGGCCGGCATGCTCCAGACTTCGCTGTGGCAGCTGCTCACCGACGAGACCAGCATCAAAAATTTGGCTGGGCGCACCAGCGGCCCAATTCTCCAGTTCGTGCGCTTTATCGAGCGCCTGCAGGAATTGGCCGCCCGGGTGCGCGTTTCGGAACTGCTCGATACGGTCCTTAAAGAATCAGGCTACGTGCAAATGCTCCAGGAAGAAGGCACCGAGGAAGCCGAGGGACGGCTCGAAAACGTTCTGGAGTTGCGCTCGGTGGTCCAGCGTTTCGAAGAAGAAAGCGAAGATCCCGAAAGTGCGACGCTCGAAGCCTTTTTGGCCAATGTCTCGCTCGCGTCGGATCTGGACAATCTCGAAGCGGGGGCGGAGCGCATTTCGCTGATGACACTGCACGCCGCCAAGGGTCTGGAGTTTCCGGTGGTGTTTTTAGGCGGTCTCGAAGACGGGCTTTTTCCGCACTTTCGGGCGATTCAAGACGGCGACAGCGCCGCCATCGAGGAGGAGCGCCGATTGTGCTACGTGGGGATCACCCGCGCCAAGGAGCGTCTGTTCTTGAGCTATGCCCAGGCCCGCCGCCTCTACGGCGACCGCCAGCCCGCCATCCCGTCGCAGTTTCTCAAGGAACTGCCCGCCGAGAAACTGGCCGGTACCCGCGTGCGCAGGGGCCTGGCCGACCGGCGGCGCGACCGGGCCGAGCGGATCGCCGCGCGCCCGACCGCTGTCCCGCCACCCGCTCCGCCCGCGCGGCGCAAAAGCCCCGCCCAGAACTGGGCGGTGGGCGACCGGGTCGAGCACGACCAGTTCGGCCTCGGGCAGATTACCCACGTCCTGGGCGTGGGCGAGAAGCAATATCTAGCGATTAGCTTCCCCGGCCAGGGCAAAAAAGTGATCGACCCGCGCCTGGCGCCTTTGCGCAAGATTGCCGAGTGA
- a CDS encoding BPSS1187 family protein, which yields MISKWFAFATCLLSGLFSLTVAASADPAVCPAGTRANITFASGNLACAIAPSTTDPAIADRVSGQTGYGYHAVALPAKREDLKGVLVFLLASNSRPYNPISGKYMSANILDEGASAGLLVLQLAYANSTSIGSLCGEDPDCYGPARREVVYGEAVSPVVAVDYPNSLINRLERLVAYLKVNLPPETRLPEAIGGETIDWSKLLLGGHSQGGGHAGLLAQAFGVANVCYLSSIVDAVVDGDGYASAAWITTPFVTPVSAMRAVVHQIDTQAPKILTNFATLGLSASAGTTASDNGYLTLTNKPMGSSHGATAKDPQYAAERHWACYQPAG from the coding sequence ATGATCTCCAAATGGTTTGCGTTTGCCACTTGCCTGCTGAGCGGTCTGTTCAGCTTGACTGTGGCGGCTTCGGCCGACCCGGCGGTCTGCCCGGCAGGTACAAGGGCGAACATCACCTTCGCAAGCGGCAATCTGGCCTGTGCCATTGCCCCCTCGACTACCGATCCGGCCATTGCCGATCGGGTGAGCGGCCAGACCGGCTACGGCTACCACGCGGTAGCCTTGCCGGCAAAGCGCGAAGACCTCAAAGGCGTGCTGGTTTTCCTGTTGGCAAGCAACAGCCGCCCCTACAACCCCATCAGCGGCAAATACATGAGCGCCAATATCCTCGATGAAGGCGCCTCGGCCGGTTTGCTGGTCCTCCAGCTGGCCTACGCCAACTCGACGAGCATCGGCAGCCTGTGCGGCGAAGATCCCGACTGCTACGGCCCGGCCCGCCGCGAGGTGGTTTACGGCGAAGCGGTCTCGCCGGTGGTCGCAGTGGATTATCCCAATTCGCTGATCAACCGGCTCGAACGCCTGGTGGCCTACCTCAAGGTCAACCTGCCTCCGGAGACGCGCCTGCCGGAAGCCATCGGTGGGGAGACTATCGACTGGTCGAAATTGCTCCTGGGCGGTCACAGCCAGGGAGGCGGTCACGCGGGTCTGTTGGCCCAGGCGTTTGGGGTGGCGAATGTCTGCTATCTCTCGTCGATCGTAGACGCGGTGGTCGACGGCGATGGGTACGCCTCCGCCGCCTGGATCACAACACCCTTTGTCACACCCGTTTCGGCGATGCGCGCCGTCGTGCACCAGATCGACACTCAGGCCCCTAAAATTCTGACCAACTTTGCAACCCTTGGCCTTTCGGCTTCTGCAGGAACAACCGCCTCCGACAACGGCTACCTCACCCTTACAAACAAACCCATGGGTAGTTCCCACGGGGCGACCGCCAAAGATCCCCAGTACGCTGCCGAGCGGCACTGGGCCTGTTATCAACCGGCGGGCTAA